The genomic window TCTGCCTCTTTTACCAGAAGCGACGCCTTAAACTGAATAAAATCTTTAGAGTTGTCATTAAGATAGGTCATGACATCTTCTAACTCATTATTCTTGGCAAAACTGTCTGGATCTTCACCCTCTGGAAATGTACAAACGCGCACATTCATACCTTGTTCCAAAATAAGATCTATACCACGAAGCGATGCTCGTAAACCTGCCGCATCACCATCAAATAATACCGTGATATTTTTGGTCAATCTATTTATTAACCTAATCTGTTCTGGCGTCAAAGCCGTACCACTAGAAGATACCACGTTATCAATACCGCGTTGTACAAATTGAATAACATCCGTATACCCTTCTACCAAATAACAATTATCTTCTTTAGCAATAGATTGCTTTGCATGGTAAATACCGTACAACACCTTACTCTTATGGTAGATGTCACTTTCAGGAGAATTCAGATACTTGGCCGCCTTTTTATCGTTCGTTAAAATACGACCACCAAAACCCAATACACGACCACTTAAAGAGTGGATAGGAAACATCACCCTACCTTTGAACCTGTCAAATTTTCTAGACCCATTTGGGTTATTAGAATCTTCTTTAACTATGGTTAATCCTGTTTTTGAAAGGTATTCTAGTTTATATCCTTTATCTAAAGCTGCAGTTGTAAATCCGTCCCATTGATCTAGGCAATATCCTAACTCAAATTTCTTGATGATTTCATCAGTAAAGCCACGCTCCTTAAAATAACTAAGCCCTATTGCTTTACCCAACTCTGATTCCCACAACATTTCTTTAAAATGCGTTTGGGCAAATTCTGACACCAAGTACATGCTCTCACGTTCGCTAGCTTGTTCTTTTTGTTCGTTAGATTGTTCGGTTTCCTCTACTTCAACATTATATTTCTTTGCTAAGTATTTTATAGCCTCAGGATACGTAAAATGCTCATGCTCCATTAAAAAAGCAACCACATTACCACCTTTACCACTACTAAAATCTTTCCAAATCTGCTTTACCGGCGATACCATAAAACTTGGTGATCGCTCATCAGAAAAAGGGCTAAGTCCTTTAAAGTTGGACCCTGATTTTTTTAGCTGTACAAAATCACCAATAACCTCTTCTAGTCGAGCGGTTTCATATACTTTATCTATGGTAATTTTTGAAATCATATTTCGACCTTAATCCCTCTGAAGGAGGAAAATAATTTTGTGTAAATTAGAACTATCAAAAATAGTAATAATGATTCTATTCTTTGGCACTAGATCAGGAAAGCCAGAAACTAAAAAGCTTTTTAACAGTACATGTCCGTATTGCCAGCAACGCGGAACTTTAACAGCTATTACCCAAAAGAACTATTTTCATATCTTTTGGATCAAGCTTTTTAAAATATCTAGTACGACTACGATAGAATGTAGCCACTGTAAACGTGGTTATTATGAGACTGAGTTTACCGAAGAGATGAATCAAGAATTATCTAAAACAATGAATTAGCTGTAGTAACCGGTTTTTACGCACGGCACCACAGCTAATTTGATTGATGAATATTTTTTTAAAGGTCGAAACGGAGACCTAGTGAAATGTTGTGCTGCTCTACAAGGGCATCTTTAAATATAGGGTTCAAATCATATTTCACATATAATAAAAAACCGTCAACACCTGCATAAGCACTTAAACCGTAAATTAAATCATTGGTATTATAACTACGTTTTAGTTTGTCTTTTACATTATCACCGTCAAGGTTGTATTTCAATTTTTGGCGTGTGCCTATATTAAATCCGCCATAACCTCCTACCCCTACTCTAAATTGATTCTTTAAAGAATACCTCATCTTTTTTTCGCTTGTACTCAGTTTTGATGGTCCAAACTCAAAATGCATAGGAAAAACTAGGTTATCCATTCTAAATTTCGACTTATCTAGCTCATAATCGAACTCCTGAAGTTCTGATTGCCCATTATCCAGCGACACTAAATACTGATTATCCTTAGGTTTTAATCCGTTAAACTGAAATGAGAATCCGTAATTGAATCTTAAGAAATTCGTATTTTTAAATACTCGGGTACGCCATTGCCATCCCATTTCAAAAAATCTACTACCTCCTATTTTATACGGTGAATCATTTAAAGATTGCCCGTCTACAATAGCATTATTGAGACCTACTGCAAGAACCAAATCTGAATATGTTCTTCTGTCATAAATTGGCTCTCTTCTATTCGGATTTTCATTTAGTCGAATTCCAAAAAGTTTTGCATCGTCACCGTCATCATCGCCAAAACCGATTTGAAAAGCAAATTTATAATTCAAGGTATCCAATTCTTTCACCACTCCATTATTACGTTCTAACAAAGCTATTCTGTTATTAATTATGGCTATTCTATCCTCTATATTCAGAGCTCGCTTTTCAGCCGCTTCCATTTTTAAATTATCAGCCTCTTCTTGTGTGATTTCAGCATTAGCTAACTTTTTAGCAATAGCTGCTATCTCAAATTTCAAAGCTTCTTTTTCCTGTCTAGTTACGCTTAGCTTTTGCTCTTTTAAAATATCCACTTTTTTTTGGTAATCTTCTTGCGCTACTGAATTTTGCACCATAAACAGGGTCAGTAACACTACTAAATACATTGTAATTGTTCTCATTTCGATTTTGATTTTTTGATGAATAAAACTCCGTTCCCTGTCCCCATAGCATTTTATAGAGATTTAGGATAAAACGATTTGTGTTTGATTAATTATTGCGGTCTGCCACTGCAGTTCGCACTTTTATAAAACCGGCTTTTAAAGAATTAAAAATTTGGTCTCTGAAAGATTGATCAAGTTCTTCTTCAACCTCTGTCAACAAAGCCATTGCATCGACAGTATTATCTTTATTAAATATTCGTTCTCTTAAAATTTCGTCTTGTGCTCGTTTTAACAACGAATCTACTTCTGCATCTGTAACCGTACTATACTGCTCTAAAACATCTATTTGAGCCACTATATCTGCCACTTTAGAATTTATAATTTCATCTGACACCTCTAATTTAGAAGTAGATTGGTCTGCAGATACATGCTCTACAACCGCTACTTTAATAGCATCATCTAAAATGATACTCTCTTTTTCATTTGGCATATCAATTTCTACCTCTTCTACAGCTATATTCTTCCTTTTTGTTTCTGTTTGCACAACAACCACTTGTTCTTCTATAACCTTATTTGGATTTTTAGTGATTACTTCTTCAACCTTATTTTCGTTTTCGGTATCTACCAACTCTATTGATGATTCATTCAACTCATTTGTACCATTAAAATAAAATAAAGCTACACCTAACAACACTACAATGCTAGCGGCAACGCCCAACCATAAATACACTGGTTTCTTTTTTATTTTATCATTTTTTAACTCTGATGAAATTTTTGACCAAGCATTTTCTGACGGATTAATCTCCCGCTCTTGCAACTTGGCTTTTATATGTTTTTCAAATTTATCGGTTTCCATACCCTATAATATTTTGTTGCCTTAATTGGTCTTGAAGCAATTTTCGGGCTTTTAATAACTGTGTTTTTGAAGTGCTTTCGGTTATCGAAAGCATTTCTGCGATTTCTTTATGCTTATACCCTTCTACGGTATACAGTACAAACACCATTTTATAGCCTTGAGGTAAAGCATCTATCAATTGTTGAATATGCTCGGTATCCAAATCGGTACTTTGCGATATTTCTTCAGTTTGATTCTTTTCGTACACCTCATCATCGTACACCACAAACTGCTGCTTTCTTAAATAAGAGATACTTTCCCGTATCATGATTCGCCTTAACCATCCTTCAAAACTACCTTCGAACTTAAATGTATCTAGCTTATTGAACATTTTCAGAAAACCCTGTACCATTACATCCTCCGCAAAATGAATATCCTTTATATACTGACGGCAGACACTCAACATTTTTGGAGCATGTTTTTTATACAAACGCTCTTGCGCATCGCGGTTACCCGATGTTGCTTTTTTAATGAGCTGCTTCTCGTTTTTATAAAAAGGTATAATTTTCAAAATATTGGTTTGGTCTTCTATTAGCATAGACGCAGAAGAAGTAGCTATAGTTGCCTGAAGATAAACAAAAATTAAAATTAATTTTTAAACCGCTGAAATACAGTTATTTAAAATTAATAAAATGAAGAATATTTTTTTACGAATTTACTTTTTACGATCTACCACGTAATTTACCATCAATTCTAGAGCACTTTTATACTCAGAATCAGGATACGTACTTAACAGTTCTAATGCCTCATCTCTATACTGTAACATTTTAGTTACCGCATAATCCAATCCGCCCTTATCTTTTACAAAGGCAATGACTTCTTTGACGCGTTTTTTATCCTTATTGTGGTTTTTGATAGAATTAATAGTCCAACTTTTCTCTTTTTTGGTACAGTGATTTAGTGCATATATTAATGGCAACGTCATTTTTTGCTCTTTAATATCTATACCGGTTGGCTTTCCTATTTTCTGTCCGCCATAATCAAAAAGGTCATCTTTGATCTGAAATGCCATTCCGCATAGTTCTCCAAATTTCCTGAAGGTTTCTACATCTGCGCTTTCTGGCTTTACAGAACAAGCACCAAGCGAACAGCATGCCGCAATCAACGTTGCCGTTTTTTGCCTGATAATATCGTAATAGACATCTTCGGTAATATCTAAACGCCTTGCTTTTTCTATCTGTAATAATTCGCCTTCGCTCATTTCGCGAACGGCAACAGAGATAATTTTAAGTAAATCGAAATCTTCGTTATCTATGGATAATAAAAGACCTTTAGACAGCAAATAATCGCCAACCAAAACGGCAATCTTATTTTTCCAAAGGGCATTTATAGAGAAGAACCCCCTGCGTTTATTGCTTTCATCAACAACATCATCATGAACCAATGTTGCCGTATGTATCAATTCTATAACCGAAGCACCACGATAAGTACGCTCGTTCACCTCACCGTCATTCAACAATTTGGCTGTTAGAAAAACGAACATAGGGCGCATTTGTTTTCCCTTGCGATTTACGATGTAATGGGTAATTCTATTGAGTAGCGCAACCTTAGAGGTCATTGAATCTCTAAACTTAGATTCAAACAGCTCCATTTCCTGATAGACAGGTTCCTTTATTTGTGCTACTATTTTCAGTTGCTCTTTATTAGAACGGCAAAATTAGTCAAAAGCAAGCAGTTAACAGTACTCAGCAAGGAGATAATGGATTAAAGGGATTGGTTGTTGGTTGTTGGTTGTTGGTTGTTGGTTGTTGGAAAAAATAAGTTCAAGTTCAAAACTCAAGTTCAAATACAAATACAAAAAACAAGCTCAAAAATGAATTTTGGCTTTTGGCTTTTGGCTTTTGGCTTTTGGCTTTTGGCTTTTGGCTTTTGGCTTTTGGCTTTTGGCTTTTGGCTTTTGGCTTTAACGCTTCGCGTTTTTTAGTATTAAGTATAAAGTACTAAGATATTACGTTAGTATTTGCTCTAGTAATTCGTTTTACTGAATACTATATTCTCTCTTTTGCAACCTAGTATTACTGATTTTGGACTTCGTACTTAATACTTTGTACTTCCCTTAAGACTTATTCGCCAACTGACCACATGCGGCATCAATATCCTTTCCTCTAGAACGACGAACGGTTACTACAATATTATTCTTTTCTAATGTATTAACGTAGCGATCTATGGCTGCGTTAGAGGCTTGTTTGAACTCGCCATCATCAATTGGGTTATATTCTATTAAATTTACTTTAGAGGGCGCGAAACGGCAGAATTCTACCAAGGCATCAACATCTTTTTGAGCGTCGTTTATTCCGTCCCAAACTACATATTCGTAAGTAATTCTACTTCTTGTTTTCTCATACCAATACACTAAGGACTCTCGCAAATCGCTTAAAGTAAACTTGGCATTAAACGGCATAATTGAAGTTCTGATTTCATCTATTGCGGAATGTAACGAAACAGCCAATTTAAATTTCACTTCATCATCTGCCATTTTCTTAATTAACTTAGGCACACCAGAAGTTGAAACTGTAATTCGCTTTGGAGACATCCCCAATCCGTCAGGAGAAGTAATCTTATCAATTGCCTTCAAGACATTGTTATAATTCATTAAAGGTTCTCCCATCCCCATAAAAACAATATTGCTCAATGGTCTTTCAAAATACAAGCGACTTTCATTGTCTATAGCAACTACTTGATCGTAAATTTCATCAGGATTCAGATTTCGCATACGTTTTAAACGAGACGTTGCACAGAACCTACAGTCTAAACTACAACCTACCTGACTAGATACACAGGCAGTAGTTCTTGATTTAGTTGGAATCAATACCGATTCTACAATTAAATCGTCATGCAAGCGAACGGCATTTTTAATAGTACCATCACTACTACGCTGCATAAGATCCACCTTAATATGGTTGATTACAAAATTAGCTTCTAGCATTTCTCTAGTTTCTTTTGATAGATTCGTCATCACATCAAAAGAATAAGCTGCTTTTTGCCATAACCATTCATACACCTGGTTACCACGAAAAGCTTTGTCACCGTTAGAAACAAAGAATTCTCTAAGCTGCTCTCGCGTTAGTGCCCGAATATCTTTTTTCTTTATTTCTTCCATCTTTTTAAAGGTAGGTATTACTAGTGATAAAAATCCCGCTTTCTCAATATGTGATAAAGCGGGATTTTATTATTTTTTCCTTTTTAGAAAGGATATTTTTTGAACTTATATAATCAACATGGCATCACCATAAGAATAGAACTTATAGTTTTCCAATATTGCTTCTTTATATGCTTTGTTCATTAAATCATGACCCATAAATGCAGATACCATCATCAATAATGTAGATTTTGGTAAATGGAAATTAGTAATCATTGCATTCGCAATACTAAAATCATATGGAGGGAAAATGAACTTATTCGTCCAACCTTCATACGTATTTAACATATGCTTAGATGAAACAGCACTTTCTAAACCTCTCATTGCTGTAGTACCTACTGCACAAATACGACGCTTTTCTCTCTTAGCATTATTTACAATATCTGTAGCTTTCTCATCAATAAATAGCTCTTCGCTATCCATTTTATGCTTAGAAAGATCTTCAACTTCTACTGGGTTAAAAGTACCTAACCCAACATGTAAAGTTAATTCAGCAAAATCAACACCTTTAATTTCTAAACGCTTTAATAAGTGTTTAGAGAAGTGAAGACCAGCAGTAGGGGCAGCAACTGCGCCTTCATGCTTTGCATAAATAGTCTGGTAACGACCTTCATCTTCTGGCTCAACATCTCTTTTAATATACTTAGGTAACGGCGTTTCACCTAGCTCTCTTAGTTTTCTTCTGAAATCTACGTAAGCACCATCATATAAAAAACGTAATGTTCTACCTCTAGAAGTAGTGTTATCAATAACCTCAGCTACCAACGTTTCATCGTCACCAAAATATAACTTGTTACCAATACGAATTTTACGTGCTGGATCCACAAGAACATCCCATAGACGTTGCTCTTCATTCAACTCACGTAAAAGAAAAACCTCAATACGCGCACCAGTTTTCTCCTTGTTACCGTATAAACGAGCAGGAAAAACTTTAGTGTTATTAAGAACCATAACATCACCTTCATCAAAATAGTCGATCATGTCTTTGAACATCTTGTGTTCAATTTTTCCGGTCTCTCTATGGATAACCATTAATTTAGACTCATCTCTATTTTCAGATGGATGCTCCGCCAATAATTCGTCTGGAAGCTCAAAACTAAAATTTGATAATTTCATGTAGCTGTTATATTTATTGTAGCAAATTGCGGCTGCAAATATACAATCTGCAGATAGGCCTTGTCAAGTAAAACGTTAATTATAATTCTTTTATGCTGAAATCTAGTTGTTTTAGGTCATTCCAAAAATCAGGATATGATTTAGAAACCACCTCTGCATCATTCACAAAAAGAGTAGTTTTCATTGCCAACGGTGCAAAAGCCATTGCCATTCTATGATCGTTATAAGTATCTATAGCTACATCTGCGTTAATTTCTGACGTTGGCACTATAGTAAGTGTTTTATCTGTTACAGAAATATTTGCCCCCAATTTAGAAAGCTCTGTATGTAAAGCTTCTAAACGATCCGTTTCTTTAATTTTTAGGGTGTGTAAACCAATTAAATGACAACCAACCCCTAATCCGAAACAAGTAACTGCAATTGTTTGTGCAATATCTGGTGCATTGGCTAAATCAAATTCATTGGCGGCCAATACTTTTTTATCGGTCTTTCTTAATGTGACTTTATTTTCACCAAAGGTAGTTTCAACTCCGAATGCCGTATAAATATCGGCAAGCACACTATCACCTTGAAGGCTTTTCTTTTTATATGCAGATAAAGTAATTTCAGTACCTGGTGCCGCAAGTGCACAAATACCATAAAAATAAGATGCTGAACTCCAGTCAGACTCCACAACTAATGTCGTAGGTACTACTTTTGCTTTCGGCGAAACTTTAATCATATTACCTTCAAAAGAGGTTTCTACACCAATTTCTTCAAGCAAAGCCAAAGTCATTTTAATATAAGGTACCGAAGTAATTTTACCTACCAGCTCTAATTCTAGTCCGTTATCTAAACTTGGTGCTATTAACAATAATGAAGAAATGTACTGACTACTGACATTTGCGGGCAAACTTACTTTATCTTTTACGATACGTTGCCCTTTAATTTTTATAGGTGGATACCCTTCATCTTGCACATAAGAGATTTCTGCCCCTAATGTCCTTAAAGCTTCTACAAGAATTTTAATAGGTCTTTCTGTCATTCTTTTAGATCCGGTAAGAATTACATCCTTACCTTCTTGAGAAGAAAAATATCCCGTTAAAAAGCGCATTGCCGTACCAGCATGATGAATATCTACCGTACCCTCTGAAATTTTTAAGCCTTTTGCCATAACCTGGGCATCATCAGAATTTGAAATATTCTCAATTTTAATATCTGGAAATAATGCAGCCAATAATAAACTACGGTTAGATTCACTTTTAGAACCTGTTATAGTTATGGTATCTTTTAATTGATGATTTGACGGACCAGTTAGGTGAAGTTTCAAAGCGTATGGTTTTAAAAATAGAACGCCAAATATACGCCTATTTCAACTTTTTATTGTTGTGATGACGGTCATGATCACGCTTTGTTTTCAAATCTAACTTTTTATCAAAAGCTTGTTGTAAATCAATACCTGTCTGGTTCGCCAAACATAATACTACAAACATTACATCTGCCAGCTCTTCGCCTAAATCTTTATTCTTATCAGACTCCTTTTCACTCTGTTCACCGTAGCGTCTAGCAATAATTCTAGCGACCTCCCCTACTTCTTCTGTCAACTGTGCCATATTGGTAAGCTCGTTAAAATAACGAACGCCATGTTCCTTGATCCAGTTATCTACTTCTAATTGTGCGTTTTCGATGTTCATTAATCTTTATTTTTTGTGTCAATAAGTATAGTCACCGGCCCATCATTCAACAATTCTACCTTCATATCTGCCCCAAATATACCTGTACCAACTTTCTTATCCATTTTAGATTCCATGGTAGCAATAAAAGCTTCGTATAGTGGAATAGCTACTTCTGGTCGTGCAGCTTTTATATAAGATGGGCGATTTCCTTTTTTAGTACTTGCGTGTAGCGTAAATTGACTAACCACAATTGCATCGCCTTTTGTAGCTAAAAGTGACATATTCATTACTCCTTCGTCGTCATTAAAAATACGAAGGTTGACTATTTTATTTGTTAGCCAATCTATATCGTCTTGTGTATCTTCATTTTCTATGCCGACAAGTATTAAAACACCTTGTTCAATGGCGCATAACTGTTTGCCATCAACCGTTACACTAGCTTTGGAAACGCGCTGTATTACTGCTCTCATTTTTTCTCGTCATGTATATCTACCCTATAATTCTCGTCTTCGCCTTTTATCATCTGTAAATAACTGTTATATCTACTCCATGCAATATCGCCAGTTTCTAAAGCGTCTTTTACAGCACATTTAGGCTCGTCTACATGAATACAATTATTAAACTTGCATTCTTGTTTCAGCTTAAAGAACTCTGGAAAATAGTTCCCTATTTCTTCTTTTTCCATATCAACGATACCAAATCCTTTTATACCGGGTGTATCTATAATACGGGCATCAAAGCTTAAATCGTACATTTCTGCAAATGTGGTTGTGTGCTGACCTTGTGCATGCTGCTGAGAAATCTGTTTTGTCTTTATATCTAAATTAGGCTCTATAGCATTTACCAATGTCGATTTACCTACCCCAGAATGACCAGAAAACATAGAGGTCTTACCTAACATCATTTCTTTGACTTTATCAACATTTTTACCTGTTGCAGCCGAGATGCCTAAACATGTATAACCGATATTACGATATAATGCTGCCAAAAATTTGATTTCATCTAACTCTTCAGGTGAATAAGTATCTATTTTATTGAATAATAATACTGCAGGAATTTCGTATGCCTCGGCCGTAATTAAAAATCGATCTATAAAAACTGGATAGGTTGGTGGATTGTTCAATGTTACCAATAAAAATACTTGATCTAAATTGGCTGCTATTATATGGGTCTGCTTAGATAGATTAACAGACTTACGAATGATGTAATTTTTACGTTTCTCGATTTCGTTAATAATACCAAAGGTATCATCGCCAGTAGTCTCAGTTTCAAAACGTACATAGTCACCAACCGCAACAGGATTTGTACTTTTTATACCCTTTATTCTAAATTTTCCTTTTATTCTACATTCATAGAAATCACCATTACCTGCCTTAACAGTGTACCAACTTCCCGTAGATTTATAAACAATTCCTACCATTTATCCAAAATACCTTCCTTTTATACAAAGTAACTGCTTTAAATATAAAAATTAACATAAATTTGAAATTAGAACTATAACATTAAATAATAACCAAATACACGAAAATGAAATTCATTCAAAAATCATTGCTGATGCTGACATTATCAGTATTCACTTTTGGGGCTGCCCAAGAAACTATCACTAACGAATCTGTAGTACAAATGGTTGA from Maribacter aquivivus includes these protein-coding regions:
- the rsgA gene encoding ribosome small subunit-dependent GTPase A, which produces MVGIVYKSTGSWYTVKAGNGDFYECRIKGKFRIKGIKSTNPVAVGDYVRFETETTGDDTFGIINEIEKRKNYIIRKSVNLSKQTHIIAANLDQVFLLVTLNNPPTYPVFIDRFLITAEAYEIPAVLLFNKIDTYSPEELDEIKFLAALYRNIGYTCLGISAATGKNVDKVKEMMLGKTSMFSGHSGVGKSTLVNAIEPNLDIKTKQISQQHAQGQHTTTFAEMYDLSFDARIIDTPGIKGFGIVDMEKEEIGNYFPEFFKLKQECKFNNCIHVDEPKCAVKDALETGDIAWSRYNSYLQMIKGEDENYRVDIHDEKK
- a CDS encoding nucleotide pyrophosphohydrolase; the protein is MNIENAQLEVDNWIKEHGVRYFNELTNMAQLTEEVGEVARIIARRYGEQSEKESDKNKDLGEELADVMFVVLCLANQTGIDLQQAFDKKLDLKTKRDHDRHHNNKKLK
- a CDS encoding 3-phosphoshikimate 1-carboxyvinyltransferase → MKLHLTGPSNHQLKDTITITGSKSESNRSLLLAALFPDIKIENISNSDDAQVMAKGLKISEGTVDIHHAGTAMRFLTGYFSSQEGKDVILTGSKRMTERPIKILVEALRTLGAEISYVQDEGYPPIKIKGQRIVKDKVSLPANVSSQYISSLLLIAPSLDNGLELELVGKITSVPYIKMTLALLEEIGVETSFEGNMIKVSPKAKVVPTTLVVESDWSSASYFYGICALAAPGTEITLSAYKKKSLQGDSVLADIYTAFGVETTFGENKVTLRKTDKKVLAANEFDLANAPDIAQTIAVTCFGLGVGCHLIGLHTLKIKETDRLEALHTELSKLGANISVTDKTLTIVPTSEINADVAIDTYNDHRMAMAFAPLAMKTTLFVNDAEVVSKSYPDFWNDLKQLDFSIKEL
- the dnaG gene encoding DNA primase, whose protein sequence is MISKITIDKVYETARLEEVIGDFVQLKKSGSNFKGLSPFSDERSPSFMVSPVKQIWKDFSSGKGGNVVAFLMEHEHFTYPEAIKYLAKKYNVEVEETEQSNEQKEQASERESMYLVSEFAQTHFKEMLWESELGKAIGLSYFKERGFTDEIIKKFELGYCLDQWDGFTTAALDKGYKLEYLSKTGLTIVKEDSNNPNGSRKFDRFKGRVMFPIHSLSGRVLGFGGRILTNDKKAAKYLNSPESDIYHKSKVLYGIYHAKQSIAKEDNCYLVEGYTDVIQFVQRGIDNVVSSSGTALTPEQIRLINRLTKNITVLFDGDAAGLRASLRGIDLILEQGMNVRVCTFPEGEDPDSFAKNNELEDVMTYLNDNSKDFIQFKASLLVKEADNDPIKRADTVRDIVNSIAKIPDRIQQEIYIQECAQIMNISEAVLYNTLAQIGKKEEKNIQATQKEEQKAFDVVRNTDQEKEEKVDVQYLLERKIIESLMLYGNLKEQFEDLVLKENDAGDLVLEPELSEIKVYEKIYLDLQEDEIELANEDFRKMYARLIEALNEKEEFSITNFVNGLEQEMANQISSILMEEERYKLDDWERKEIFPKSKEIGVAQLVSETILTLRCFLIKKRMTTLQNTTQDSATDHREVLEEIMNYIQLNKLLNKKLNRVLS
- a CDS encoding polyprenyl synthetase family protein; this translates as MKIVAQIKEPVYQEMELFESKFRDSMTSKVALLNRITHYIVNRKGKQMRPMFVFLTAKLLNDGEVNERTYRGASVIELIHTATLVHDDVVDESNKRRGFFSINALWKNKIAVLVGDYLLSKGLLLSIDNEDFDLLKIISVAVREMSEGELLQIEKARRLDITEDVYYDIIRQKTATLIAACCSLGACSVKPESADVETFRKFGELCGMAFQIKDDLFDYGGQKIGKPTGIDIKEQKMTLPLIYALNHCTKKEKSWTINSIKNHNKDKKRVKEVIAFVKDKGGLDYAVTKMLQYRDEALELLSTYPDSEYKSALELMVNYVVDRKK
- a CDS encoding zinc-ribbon domain-containing protein; translated protein: MILFFGTRSGKPETKKLFNSTCPYCQQRGTLTAITQKNYFHIFWIKLFKISSTTTIECSHCKRGYYETEFTEEMNQELSKTMN
- the dtd gene encoding D-aminoacyl-tRNA deacylase, with the translated sequence MRAVIQRVSKASVTVDGKQLCAIEQGVLILVGIENEDTQDDIDWLTNKIVNLRIFNDDEGVMNMSLLATKGDAIVVSQFTLHASTKKGNRPSYIKAARPEVAIPLYEAFIATMESKMDKKVGTGIFGADMKVELLNDGPVTILIDTKNKD
- the rlmN gene encoding 23S rRNA (adenine(2503)-C(2))-methyltransferase RlmN yields the protein MEEIKKKDIRALTREQLREFFVSNGDKAFRGNQVYEWLWQKAAYSFDVMTNLSKETREMLEANFVINHIKVDLMQRSSDGTIKNAVRLHDDLIVESVLIPTKSRTTACVSSQVGCSLDCRFCATSRLKRMRNLNPDEIYDQVVAIDNESRLYFERPLSNIVFMGMGEPLMNYNNVLKAIDKITSPDGLGMSPKRITVSTSGVPKLIKKMADDEVKFKLAVSLHSAIDEIRTSIMPFNAKFTLSDLRESLVYWYEKTRSRITYEYVVWDGINDAQKDVDALVEFCRFAPSKVNLIEYNPIDDGEFKQASNAAIDRYVNTLEKNNIVVTVRRSRGKDIDAACGQLANKS
- a CDS encoding RNA polymerase sigma factor; translation: MKIIPFYKNEKQLIKKATSGNRDAQERLYKKHAPKMLSVCRQYIKDIHFAEDVMVQGFLKMFNKLDTFKFEGSFEGWLRRIMIRESISYLRKQQFVVYDDEVYEKNQTEEISQSTDLDTEHIQQLIDALPQGYKMVFVLYTVEGYKHKEIAEMLSITESTSKTQLLKARKLLQDQLRQQNIIGYGNR
- the queA gene encoding tRNA preQ1(34) S-adenosylmethionine ribosyltransferase-isomerase QueA — its product is MKLSNFSFELPDELLAEHPSENRDESKLMVIHRETGKIEHKMFKDMIDYFDEGDVMVLNNTKVFPARLYGNKEKTGARIEVFLLRELNEEQRLWDVLVDPARKIRIGNKLYFGDDETLVAEVIDNTTSRGRTLRFLYDGAYVDFRRKLRELGETPLPKYIKRDVEPEDEGRYQTIYAKHEGAVAAPTAGLHFSKHLLKRLEIKGVDFAELTLHVGLGTFNPVEVEDLSKHKMDSEELFIDEKATDIVNNAKREKRRICAVGTTAMRGLESAVSSKHMLNTYEGWTNKFIFPPYDFSIANAMITNFHLPKSTLLMMVSAFMGHDLMNKAYKEAILENYKFYSYGDAMLII